One Natator depressus isolate rNatDep1 chromosome 6, rNatDep2.hap1, whole genome shotgun sequence DNA window includes the following coding sequences:
- the BDNF gene encoding neurotrophic factor BDNF precursor form isoform X2, with protein MFHQVRRVMTILFLTMVISYFSCMKAAPMKEASVRGLGSLAYPGLRTHGTLESLSGPNTGSRGLTSLAGTFEHVIEELLDEEQDVQPSEENKDADLYTSRVMLSSQVPLEPPLLFLLEEYKNYLDAANMSMRVRRHSDPARRGELSVCDSTSEWVTAAEKKTAVDMSGATVTVLEKVPVPKGQLKQYFYETKCNPKGYTKEGCRGIDKRHWNSQCRTTQSYVRALTMDNKKRVGWRFIRIDTSCVCTLTIKRGR; from the coding sequence TTCCACCAAGTAAGAAGAGTGATGACCATCCTTTTCCTTACTATGGTTATTTCATACTTCAGTTGCATGAAAGCTGCCCCTATGAAAGAAGCAAGTGTCAGAGGACTAGGCAGCTTGGCTTACCCAGGTCTTCGGACCCATGGGACTCTGGAGAGCCTAAGTGGGCCCAACACTGGTTCAAGAGGACTGACATCATTGGCAGGCACTTTTGAACATGTCATAGAGGAGCTTCTAGATGAGGAGCAGGACGTCCAGCCCAGTGAGGAAAACAAGGATGCCGACTTGTACACGTCTCGGGTTATGCTAAGCAGTCAAGTGCCTTTGGAGCCCCCATTGCTCTTTCTGCTTGAGGAGTACAAAAATTACTTGGATGCTGCAAATATGTCCATGAGGGTCCGGCGCCACTCTGACCCTGCTCGCCGTGGGGAGCTGAGCGTGTGTGACAGTACTAGTGAGTGGGtaacagcagcagagaaaaagaCTGCAGTGGACATGTCTGGTGCAACGGTTACGGTCCTGGAAAAAGTCCCAGTACCCAAAGGCCAACTGAAGCAATACTTCTATGAGACCAAATGCAATCCCAAAGGCTACACAAAAGAGGGTTGCAGGGGCATAGACAAGAGGCATTGGAATTCCCAGTGCCGAACTACCCAGTCTTATGTGCGAGCTCTCACCATGGATAACAAAAAGAGAGTTGGCTGGCGGTTTATAAGAATAGACACTTCCTGTGTATGTACATTGACCATTAAAAGGGGAAGATAG
- the BDNF gene encoding neurotrophic factor BDNF precursor form isoform X3, translating into MTILFLTMVISYFSCMKAAPMKEASVRGLGSLAYPGLRTHGTLESLSGPNTGSRGLTSLAGTFEHVIEELLDEEQDVQPSEENKDADLYTSRVMLSSQVPLEPPLLFLLEEYKNYLDAANMSMRVRRHSDPARRGELSVCDSTSEWVTAAEKKTAVDMSGATVTVLEKVPVPKGQLKQYFYETKCNPKGYTKEGCRGIDKRHWNSQCRTTQSYVRALTMDNKKRVGWRFIRIDTSCVCTLTIKRGR; encoded by the coding sequence ATGACCATCCTTTTCCTTACTATGGTTATTTCATACTTCAGTTGCATGAAAGCTGCCCCTATGAAAGAAGCAAGTGTCAGAGGACTAGGCAGCTTGGCTTACCCAGGTCTTCGGACCCATGGGACTCTGGAGAGCCTAAGTGGGCCCAACACTGGTTCAAGAGGACTGACATCATTGGCAGGCACTTTTGAACATGTCATAGAGGAGCTTCTAGATGAGGAGCAGGACGTCCAGCCCAGTGAGGAAAACAAGGATGCCGACTTGTACACGTCTCGGGTTATGCTAAGCAGTCAAGTGCCTTTGGAGCCCCCATTGCTCTTTCTGCTTGAGGAGTACAAAAATTACTTGGATGCTGCAAATATGTCCATGAGGGTCCGGCGCCACTCTGACCCTGCTCGCCGTGGGGAGCTGAGCGTGTGTGACAGTACTAGTGAGTGGGtaacagcagcagagaaaaagaCTGCAGTGGACATGTCTGGTGCAACGGTTACGGTCCTGGAAAAAGTCCCAGTACCCAAAGGCCAACTGAAGCAATACTTCTATGAGACCAAATGCAATCCCAAAGGCTACACAAAAGAGGGTTGCAGGGGCATAGACAAGAGGCATTGGAATTCCCAGTGCCGAACTACCCAGTCTTATGTGCGAGCTCTCACCATGGATAACAAAAAGAGAGTTGGCTGGCGGTTTATAAGAATAGACACTTCCTGTGTATGTACATTGACCATTAAAAGGGGAAGATAG
- the BDNF gene encoding neurotrophic factor BDNF precursor form isoform X1: MKELSKAVPSVTIKFHQVRRVMTILFLTMVISYFSCMKAAPMKEASVRGLGSLAYPGLRTHGTLESLSGPNTGSRGLTSLAGTFEHVIEELLDEEQDVQPSEENKDADLYTSRVMLSSQVPLEPPLLFLLEEYKNYLDAANMSMRVRRHSDPARRGELSVCDSTSEWVTAAEKKTAVDMSGATVTVLEKVPVPKGQLKQYFYETKCNPKGYTKEGCRGIDKRHWNSQCRTTQSYVRALTMDNKKRVGWRFIRIDTSCVCTLTIKRGR; encoded by the coding sequence TTCCACCAAGTAAGAAGAGTGATGACCATCCTTTTCCTTACTATGGTTATTTCATACTTCAGTTGCATGAAAGCTGCCCCTATGAAAGAAGCAAGTGTCAGAGGACTAGGCAGCTTGGCTTACCCAGGTCTTCGGACCCATGGGACTCTGGAGAGCCTAAGTGGGCCCAACACTGGTTCAAGAGGACTGACATCATTGGCAGGCACTTTTGAACATGTCATAGAGGAGCTTCTAGATGAGGAGCAGGACGTCCAGCCCAGTGAGGAAAACAAGGATGCCGACTTGTACACGTCTCGGGTTATGCTAAGCAGTCAAGTGCCTTTGGAGCCCCCATTGCTCTTTCTGCTTGAGGAGTACAAAAATTACTTGGATGCTGCAAATATGTCCATGAGGGTCCGGCGCCACTCTGACCCTGCTCGCCGTGGGGAGCTGAGCGTGTGTGACAGTACTAGTGAGTGGGtaacagcagcagagaaaaagaCTGCAGTGGACATGTCTGGTGCAACGGTTACGGTCCTGGAAAAAGTCCCAGTACCCAAAGGCCAACTGAAGCAATACTTCTATGAGACCAAATGCAATCCCAAAGGCTACACAAAAGAGGGTTGCAGGGGCATAGACAAGAGGCATTGGAATTCCCAGTGCCGAACTACCCAGTCTTATGTGCGAGCTCTCACCATGGATAACAAAAAGAGAGTTGGCTGGCGGTTTATAAGAATAGACACTTCCTGTGTATGTACATTGACCATTAAAAGGGGAAGATAG